A window of Cellulomonas wangleii genomic DNA:
GGCGAGCGGGCAGGCCAGCTCATCCGGATGCGTACCGGCGCGCGGTGGAGAACCCGGACTGCTGCGTCCTTGTCGCGGAGTGCTCGTCGCAGGCGGGTGACCCGATCACCGTCGGCGGGGCCCAGACGTACCTTCACGCCGCGGTAGTAGATGCAGCACCCACGGGTCACTACCTTGGCGGCGTCACGGTCGACCCCTCGTGGCGGCGAAGGGGCATTGCTCTTGCTCTGACCGAGGTGCGCGTGCAGTGGATCGCGGACCGCGCAGACGAGGTCTTCTACGTCGTGAATCCGCGCAACCTGGCATCGATCGAGCTGCACCGTCGCTGGTCCTACGAGGAGGTGATGCGCTCGTCGCATCTCACGGGCGTCGAGTTCTCCGGCGGGGTGGGGATCCTGATGCATGCGGCGTTGGCCGAACGCGCTGCCTCTGACGACG
This region includes:
- a CDS encoding GNAT family N-acetyltransferase is translated as MYPGQRLSRMDVEMRKGLTVHSAPPDNVVHMAGFADFRPGAEHRPAQVAVRPAALGDVDAMQEIQRRAGRPAHPDAYRRAVENPDCCVLVAECSSQAGDPITVGGAQTYLHAAVVDAAPTGHYLGGVTVDPSWRRRGIALALTEVRVQWIADRADEVFYVVNPRNLASIELHRRWSYEEVMRSSHLTGVEFSGGVGILMHAALAERAASDDAVLR